A single region of the Sorghum bicolor cultivar BTx623 chromosome 9, Sorghum_bicolor_NCBIv3, whole genome shotgun sequence genome encodes:
- the LOC8069513 gene encoding cytochrome P450 93A3: protein MDVVDAATATASSIILAGNADSTSNAVVAMLITLVAVVVVVLLFITTMSSSVVGTRGSKQGDNNKLPPSPPGLPLLGHLHHLIRPPPHHAFHRLVRRYGPLVYLRLGPSNHAVVVGSAEAARDLLRLEASIPQRGHSAVTSLLAYGTAGFAFAPYGDQWRFMKRLCMSELLGARTLDLLRPVRDGELAAVLREAAAAAGRGGGSIDLSAQLIAMANNAIMRMTASALPDHLTETARHCAKEVTELVGTFNIADYISLFRPFDLQGLDRRAHEVHAKFDALLEILIKKKEEARRRPQPTTTPTTTEAKDLLDILMDAAEDENAEVKLTRENVKAFVLDIFTAGSDTTATTVEWMLAELMNHPACMEKLRAELDAMIGNSRLVGEEDVAKLPYLQAVLKETLRLHPPAVFALRETIDTVHVRGYTIPPNTTVIFSVYSVGRDPAHWEKPLEFNPERFMPGGAGEGVEVNAQSMQLMPFGGGRRACPGMGYAVQVVPAFLAALVQCFDWSVPHQQQPQGGRNDMAAAAPPPALNMDEKKGLVSARLHPLVLNPTPRLHPIPMPASLCRPLI from the exons ATGGATGTCGTCGATGctgccactgccactgccaGCAGCATCATCCTCGCCGGAAACGCAGACAGTACCAGTAATGCAGTAGTAGCCATGCTCATCACCCTcgttgccgtcgtcgtcgtcgtcctcctcttCATCACCACGATGTCGTCGTCAGTCGTCGGCACAAGGGGCAGCAAGCAGGGCGATAACAATAAGCTTCCCCCGAGCCCACCGGGGCTTCCATTGCTGGGGCACCTCCACCACCTCATTCGTCCTCCCCCGCACCACGCCTTCCACCGCCTCGTCCGCCGCTACGGCCCCTTGGTGTACCTCCGCCTCGGTCCTTCAAACCACGCCGTCGTCGTTGGCTCCGCCGAAGCCGCGCGAGACCTCCTGAGGTTGGAGGCCAGCATCCCCCAGCGGGGACACTCGGCGGTGACCAGCCTCCTGGCGTACGGCACCGCCGGCTTCGCGTTCGCGCCCTACGGCGACCAGTGGCGCTTCATGAAGCGCCTGTGCATGTCGGAGCTGCTGGGAGCTCGGACGCTGGACCTGCTGCGCCCCGtccgcgacggcgagctcgCCGCCGTGCtgcgggaggcggcggcggcggcggggcggggAGGCGGCAGCATCGACCTCAGCGCGCAGCTCATCGCCATGGCCAACAACGCCATCATGCGCATGACGGCCAGCGCGCTGCCCGACCACTTGACGGAGACGGCGCGGCACTGCGCCAAGGAGGTGACGGAGCTCGTCGGTACCTTCAACATCGCCGACTACATCTCGCTCTTCCGCCCATTTGATCTGCAGGGACTCGACCGGAGGGCGCACGAGGTTCACGCCAAGTTCGACGCGCTACTTGAGATCTTGATCAAGAAAAAGGAGGAGGCACGTCGTCGTCCACAACCGacgacgacgccgacgacgacggagGCCAAGGACTTGCTGGATATACTCATGGATGCCGCAGAGGACGAGAACGCAGAGGTGAAGCTCACAAGAGAGAACGTAAAGGCCTTTGTCCTG GACATCTTCACGGCGGGGTCGGACACCACAGCAACGACGGTGGAGTGGATGCTTGCAGAGCTGATGAACCACCCAGCCTGCATGGAGAAGCTGCGAGCAGAGCTTGACGCCATGATCGGCAACTCACGGCTCGTCGGCGAGGAGGACGTGGCGAAGCTGCCCTACCTGCAGGCGGTGCTCAAGGAGACTCTTCGCCTGCATCCGCCGGCGGTGTTCGCGCTGCGGGAGACCATCGACACGGTGCACGTCCGTGGCTACACCATCCCGCCCAACACCACCGTCATCTTCAGCGTCTACTCCGTGGGGCGTGACCCGGCGCACTGGGAGAAGCCGCTCGAGTTCAACCCGGAGCGCTTCATGcccggcggcgccggcgagggCGTGGAGGTCAATGCGCAGAGCATGCAGCTCATGCCCTTCGGCGGTGGCCGCCGTGCGTGCCCCGGCATGGGATACGCCGTGCAGGTCGTGCCGGCGTTCCTCGCAGCGCTCGTGCAGTGCTTCGACTGGTCGGTGCCTCACCAGCAGCAGCCGCAGGGGGGAAGAAAcgacatggcggcggcggcgccgccgccggcactCAACATGGACGAAAAGAAGGGGCTTGTCTCGGCTCGGCTGCACCCGCTCGTGCTCAACCCTACGCCGCGCCTCCATCCTATCCCCATGCCTGCCTCCCTTTGCCGGCCTTTGATTTGA
- the LOC110430257 gene encoding putative E3 ubiquitin-protein ligase SINA-like 6 — MVHDLTVVDEDVLNCGVCFLPLKPPIFQCAVGYALCSSCSDELKDARKCHLCGVAMPGGYQRCHVLERVVDSIRSPCPHAAYGCDATPVYHAGEEHLRQCPHAPCHCPAGDGCSFVGSVTTLVEHLTAAHSWPCTAEDRPGYTFDVNLRDGFNFLTARRPQQCKYCWQELITNTRV; from the exons ATGGTCCATGATCTCACGGTGGTGGACGAGGACGTGCTAAACTGCGGCGTCTGCTTTCTCCCGCTGAAGCCACCCATCTTCCAG TGCGCCGTGGGATATGCGTTGTGCTCGTCGTGCTCCGACGAGCTCAAGGATGCCCGAAAGTGTCACCTGTGTGGTGTCGCCATGCCCGGCGGCTACCAACGGTGCCACGTCTTGGAGCGGGTGGTGGACTCCATCCGCAGCCCGTGTCCGCATGCGGCCTACGGCTGCGATGCGACGCCCGTGTATCACGCCGGCGAGGAGCACCTCCGGCAGTGCCCGCATGCGCCGTGCCACTGCCCCGCCGGCGACGGCTGTAGCTTCGTCGGCTCTGTAACGACGCTCGTCGAGCACCTCACGGCGGCGCACAGCTGGCCGTGCACTGCCGAGGACCGTCCCGGCTATACCTTCGACGTCAACCTCCGTGATGGCTTCAACTTCCTCACCGCGCGCCGTCCGCAGCAGTGCAAGTACTGTTGGCAAGAATTGATCACAAACACACGAGTATGA